The following coding sequences are from one Treponema parvum window:
- a CDS encoding type II toxin-antitoxin system YafQ family toxin encodes MKYEVKFTTQFKKDIKRAEKQNRNLNKLFGVIDLLVHGKPLEAKYRDHALSGKYKGTRECHIDPDWLLVYEHLNDVLVLMLHRAGSHSELFRK; translated from the coding sequence ATGAAATATGAAGTAAAATTTACAACTCAATTCAAAAAAGATATTAAACGTGCAGAAAAACAAAATCGAAACTTAAATAAGTTGTTTGGCGTTATCGATTTACTTGTGCATGGGAAACCTCTTGAAGCAAAGTATAGAGATCATGCCTTGTCGGGAAAGTATAAGGGAACAAGGGAGTGCCACATAGATCCTGATTGGCTTCTTGTGTATGAGCATCTAAATGACGTCCTTGTTCTTATGTTGCATAGAGCCGGTTCACATTCTGAGTTATTTAGAAAATAA
- a CDS encoding BrnA antitoxin family protein, protein MKTMTLDDLIKNPLTEEDKKIINSAKPVVTEECPEVTDVQMKKYKPWYEVHPNGNDIYKVSVKKTAVSLRIDTDVLMALKEMGTGYQTRINDILRKAVFG, encoded by the coding sequence ATGAAAACTATGACATTAGATGATTTAATTAAAAATCCACTTACCGAAGAAGATAAGAAAATTATAAATTCCGCTAAACCAGTAGTTACTGAGGAATGTCCAGAGGTAACTGATGTGCAAATGAAAAAATACAAGCCTTGGTATGAAGTTCATCCAAACGGGAACGATATTTATAAAGTTTCCGTAAAGAAAACCGCCGTTAGTTTACGAATTGATACAGATGTTTTGATGGCTTTAAAAGAAATGGGAACAGGGTATCAGACAAGAATCAATGATATTCTAAGGAAAGCTGTTTTTGGATAA
- a CDS encoding BrnT family toxin, whose product MIFEWDESRINKEIHDGISFEYAARVFLDSKRIEIIDKNHSDETEERFNVIGCVERILFVVYTERNDNKIRIISARRATPKEEKLYYENYDIR is encoded by the coding sequence ATGATATTTGAGTGGGATGAAAGTCGCATAAATAAAGAAATTCATGACGGTATTTCTTTTGAATATGCGGCGAGAGTTTTTTTAGATTCTAAAAGAATTGAAATTATTGATAAAAATCATTCTGATGAGACTGAGGAAAGATTCAATGTTATTGGTTGTGTGGAACGGATATTGTTCGTAGTTTATACAGAACGCAACGACAATAAGATTCGGATTATTTCTGCACGAAGGGCAACACCAAAAGAGGAGAAATTGTATTATGAAAACTATGACATTAGATGA
- a CDS encoding ABC transporter permease, producing the protein MKKIKADSLKFIPAVLTIFSIVLLWYFICKLGIISPYILPSPEKCFRSLVAMIKSGDIFIDIGISLSRVARGFSLAFIIAFVLGMISSVVPFSKHFFEYLIQFFKNVPPISMIPLLILWCGIGETTKTIIIILASFFPIYMNIVKGFTGCDKKLIEVGKSFGYSRLECFSKIILPNAISDILVGMRVGLGYAWRAIIGAEMVAASTGLGHMILFSQTMSRTDRVIVGIVVIGLVGYLTDKVFGIVLNKVLKGKAENGWN; encoded by the coding sequence ATGAAAAAAATAAAAGCCGATTCTTTAAAATTTATTCCTGCGGTACTCACTATTTTTTCAATTGTGCTCCTTTGGTATTTTATATGCAAACTTGGAATAATAAGCCCTTATATTCTTCCTTCGCCTGAAAAATGCTTTAGAAGCCTTGTCGCAATGATAAAATCGGGAGACATCTTTATTGATATCGGGATAAGCCTTTCGCGAGTGGCAAGGGGATTTTCGCTGGCGTTTATAATCGCCTTTGTTTTGGGGATGATAAGTTCAGTAGTTCCGTTTTCAAAACATTTTTTTGAATACTTAATTCAATTTTTTAAAAACGTTCCTCCGATCAGCATGATTCCTCTTCTTATTTTGTGGTGCGGAATCGGAGAAACTACCAAGACAATAATAATCATCCTTGCCTCGTTTTTTCCCATATATATGAATATCGTTAAAGGCTTTACCGGCTGCGACAAAAAATTGATAGAAGTCGGAAAATCATTCGGATATTCACGCTTGGAATGTTTTTCAAAAATCATTCTTCCAAACGCAATTTCCGACATTTTAGTGGGAATGAGAGTCGGGCTCGGTTACGCGTGGAGAGCGATAATCGGCGCGGAAATGGTTGCAGCCTCTACAGGGCTCGGCCATATGATTTTGTTTTCTCAGACAATGTCCAGAACGGACAGAGTGATAGTGGGCATCGTCGTAATTGGACTTGTCGGATATCTTACGGACAAGGTTTTCGGAATCGTCTTAAACAAAGTTCTAAAGGGAAAGGCAGAAAATGGCTGGAATTAA
- a CDS encoding ABC transporter ATP-binding protein: MIKIFRNFFNFCGKQNKKKMVASMWLGVLKSVFEALRIPAVYIMLRALLSNSVTYTVVFECLGVMILSIAGSAIIQSRITMLQCQAGYGTCADKRMEIAEHLRYVPMGYFNKNSLGTITSITTNTLELLASMATRVVMISTQGYLSTAVVTLMVLLWNWKIGLILLCGIVFFIIVNSYMQKKASLLANRKYTSDSNLVAKAIEYILGIAEVKAYNMTGSSRKELNDANNENKDVNIKLELTFVPLMCLQGMIIKLTGVAMILASLGFYFAGTMKLVDSLCMIICSFIIYSHLDSAGSFSALLKNVNLCMERVNEVLKTPTMDLEGKQGQGEDSTISDDRSIFIKDISFSYENKKIIDDISLKIPLGTSTAFVGSSGSGKTTLCHLISRFWDVDEGAIYLKGKNIKDYKYDDLMKNFSFVFQNVYLFKDTVANNIAFGQNDASREKIIEAAKKACCHEFITNLPDGYDTVIGEGGASLSGGEKQRISIARAIMKDSPIIILDEATANVDPENEADLIHAIEELTKRKTIIMIAHRLKTVRNADNIVVIDGGKIAEMGKHDKLMQKGGIYARFVESRQKAAGWKL; encoded by the coding sequence ATGATAAAGATTTTTAGAAACTTTTTTAATTTTTGCGGAAAGCAAAATAAAAAGAAAATGGTCGCTTCCATGTGGCTGGGCGTTTTAAAGTCCGTGTTTGAGGCGCTTAGAATTCCCGCCGTTTACATAATGCTCAGAGCCCTTCTTTCAAACAGCGTTACCTACACCGTTGTTTTTGAATGCCTTGGCGTAATGATTTTAAGTATTGCAGGCTCTGCGATAATTCAGAGCCGAATAACAATGCTGCAATGCCAGGCTGGCTACGGAACTTGCGCCGACAAACGAATGGAAATTGCAGAACATCTGCGCTACGTGCCTATGGGCTACTTTAATAAAAACTCGCTCGGCACAATAACAAGCATTACGACAAACACCCTTGAACTATTGGCAAGCATGGCGACCAGAGTTGTTATGATAAGCACTCAAGGCTATCTTTCCACGGCGGTAGTTACTCTTATGGTTTTATTGTGGAATTGGAAAATCGGACTTATTCTTTTGTGCGGAATTGTTTTTTTTATTATTGTAAACTCATATATGCAAAAAAAGGCAAGTCTTTTGGCAAACAGAAAATATACTTCCGATTCGAATCTTGTCGCAAAAGCAATCGAATATATCCTCGGAATTGCGGAAGTCAAGGCGTACAACATGACAGGTTCTTCAAGGAAAGAACTTAACGACGCAAATAACGAAAACAAGGACGTAAATATAAAGTTGGAACTTACCTTTGTTCCGCTAATGTGTTTGCAGGGCATGATTATAAAACTTACAGGCGTTGCAATGATTTTGGCATCTCTTGGATTTTATTTTGCAGGAACGATGAAACTTGTCGACTCGCTTTGTATGATAATATGTTCTTTTATAATTTATTCTCATCTCGATTCTGCAGGAAGTTTTTCTGCGCTTTTAAAGAATGTGAATCTCTGTATGGAAAGGGTAAACGAGGTCTTAAAAACGCCTACAATGGATTTGGAAGGAAAGCAGGGGCAGGGCGAAGATTCTACGATAAGCGACGACAGGAGCATTTTTATCAAAGATATTTCGTTCAGTTATGAAAATAAAAAAATCATAGATGACATAAGCTTAAAAATTCCTCTCGGAACTTCAACCGCATTTGTAGGCTCTTCAGGAAGCGGAAAAACGACGCTTTGCCATTTGATAAGCAGATTTTGGGACGTGGACGAAGGTGCGATTTATCTTAAAGGCAAAAATATAAAAGATTACAAATACGACGATCTGATGAAAAATTTCAGTTTCGTATTCCAGAACGTATATCTTTTTAAAGACACGGTTGCAAACAACATTGCATTCGGACAAAACGACGCGTCTCGAGAGAAAATAATAGAAGCGGCTAAAAAAGCCTGCTGCCACGAATTTATAACAAATCTTCCTGACGGCTACGACACTGTAATCGGAGAAGGAGGCGCAAGTTTGAGCGGAGGCGAAAAACAGCGCATTTCGATTGCACGGGCAATAATGAAAGACAGCCCTATAATAATTTTGGACGAAGCGACGGCAAATGTCGACCCTGAAAACGAAGCGGATTTAATACACGCAATCGAAGAACTTACAAAGCGTAAAACGATAATAATGATTGCTCACCGACTGAAAACTGTGCGCAATGCGGACAATATCGTCGTCATAGACGGCGGCAAAATAGCCGAAATGGGAAAACACGACAAGCTTATGCAAAAAGGCGGAATCTATGCTCGCTTTGTAGAAAGCCGCCAAAAAGCCGCAGGCTGGAAACTTTGA
- a CDS encoding type II toxin-antitoxin system RelB/DinJ family antitoxin, whose amino-acid sequence MTTTNLNIRTDKDIKDRAEALFSELGLTMTAAVNMFLRTALRENGIPFTLRLDIPNNLTESAITEGRKIAYDDSVKGYSNISDLRKALEV is encoded by the coding sequence GTGACAACTACAAATCTCAATATTAGAACCGATAAAGATATTAAAGACCGTGCGGAAGCGCTTTTTTCTGAGCTTGGGCTTACTATGACGGCGGCTGTAAATATGTTTTTGCGAACGGCACTCAGGGAAAATGGCATTCCTTTCACTTTAAGATTGGATATTCCGAACAATCTTACGGAATCGGCAATAACAGAAGGAAGAAAGATTGCTTATGATGACAGTGTAAAAGGATATTCAAATATAAGCGATTTAAGAAAAGCACTGGAAGTATGA
- a CDS encoding ABC transporter substrate-binding protein, which translates to MKKLIIVLSAAVLMATSSVVFAKAKELKKLTFTYVTSPLNIPSIIEKDQKIFANEFKGTPVEYAEITSGAEQTQALASGDVQVLYAVGGSSVILSAANGADIKVLNMYSRAPKAFCLYSKDASLNSPESLRGKKIAGPAGTNLHEFLTAYLASAGMKITDVSYVSMGIPAAKAALDGGSIDVALLAGAAAYNAGAQGYHKITDGDGYIAAIIAVATTEKFYKQNPDVIKKVASAQKKIADYIAKNKDQAFATTAKYLGLTEQAVKDMSSAYDFSTELTQADMEGWQKTADFMYASGMIDNKFDVKKLFIK; encoded by the coding sequence ATGAAAAAACTTATCATTGTGTTGTCGGCGGCAGTATTAATGGCAACGTCGTCAGTAGTTTTTGCCAAGGCAAAAGAATTAAAGAAGCTTACGTTCACTTATGTAACTTCTCCGCTTAATATTCCTTCAATCATTGAAAAAGATCAGAAGATTTTTGCAAATGAGTTTAAGGGGACTCCGGTGGAATACGCGGAAATCACTTCCGGCGCGGAACAGACCCAGGCTCTTGCTTCAGGTGACGTACAGGTTTTGTACGCTGTAGGCGGTTCTTCCGTAATACTTTCTGCAGCAAACGGCGCGGATATCAAAGTTCTTAACATGTACAGCCGTGCGCCTAAAGCGTTCTGTCTGTATTCAAAGGACGCTTCGCTCAATTCCCCTGAATCGCTTAGAGGAAAAAAGATTGCAGGTCCCGCCGGAACAAATCTTCACGAATTTTTAACGGCATATCTGGCTTCTGCAGGAATGAAAATCACGGATGTCAGCTATGTGAGCATGGGAATTCCCGCTGCAAAAGCCGCTTTGGACGGCGGCAGCATCGATGTAGCGCTTCTTGCCGGCGCCGCAGCCTATAATGCGGGTGCTCAGGGCTACCATAAGATTACGGACGGCGACGGATACATTGCCGCAATTATTGCAGTTGCAACAACGGAAAAATTTTATAAGCAAAATCCTGATGTGATAAAAAAAGTGGCTTCGGCACAGAAAAAAATTGCAGACTACATAGCAAAAAACAAAGACCAAGCGTTTGCAACAACGGCAAAATATCTTGGACTTACGGAGCAGGCTGTAAAAGACATGTCTTCAGCTTACGATTTTTCAACGGAACTTACGCAGGCGGATATGGAAGGCTGGCAAAAAACTGCTGACTTTATGTACGCTTCCGGAATGATTGACAATAAGTTTGACGTAAAAAAACTTTTTATAAAATAA
- a CDS encoding ABC transporter ATP-binding protein: MAGINLKHIKKSFTVDSKKIDVLNDINLQIPENKITVLLGKSGCGKTTLLRLVGGLETADSGEIEFKKDFKTTFVFQEPRLMPWLNVLGNTKFGLKKSEYKKEEVFRLIEMVGLKDFIKAYPFQLSGGMQQRVAIARALAYKADFIMLDEPFAALDYFTREQMQKELISIEKKENKSLLFVTHSIDEAITLADKIAIIEKGRVKREFDIDFEKENRNLMDEYFLNLKRQVMAQLDFN, translated from the coding sequence ATGGCTGGAATTAATTTAAAACACATAAAAAAATCATTTACTGTCGATTCAAAAAAAATTGATGTTCTCAACGATATAAATTTGCAGATTCCGGAAAACAAGATAACCGTACTGCTCGGAAAAAGCGGCTGCGGTAAAACAACGCTCCTAAGGCTTGTCGGCGGGCTTGAAACCGCGGATTCCGGAGAAATTGAGTTTAAAAAGGATTTTAAGACAACATTTGTTTTTCAAGAGCCAAGGTTAATGCCATGGCTCAACGTGCTTGGAAACACAAAGTTCGGTCTAAAAAAATCGGAATACAAAAAAGAAGAAGTATTCAGGCTTATAGAAATGGTAGGGCTCAAGGATTTTATTAAAGCGTATCCTTTCCAACTTTCAGGGGGAATGCAGCAACGGGTTGCGATAGCAAGAGCGCTTGCCTATAAGGCCGATTTTATAATGCTTGACGAGCCGTTTGCCGCCTTGGATTATTTTACGCGTGAGCAAATGCAAAAAGAGCTGATTTCAATAGAAAAAAAGGAAAACAAGAGCCTTCTGTTTGTGACCCACAGCATAGACGAAGCTATAACTTTGGCAGATAAGATTGCCATAATAGAAAAGGGCAGGGTTAAGCGCGAATTTGATATTGATTTTGAAAAAGAGAATAGAAATCTCATGGACGAGTATTTTTTAAATCTTAAGCGGCAGGTTATGGCGCAGTTAGATTTTAATTAA
- a CDS encoding ABC transporter ATP-binding protein has product MVQKKKSAFSWILDFASSKKRLYICSVFLAIIGVMFSVIPYVILGGIVVKLLEGGTDWSFYLKRCGFMALCWVLRGLFHSFSTSCSHTATFNVLARTRALCLDKIARMPLGDVLDKSSGSIKNTICERIDQMETTLAHVTPEFTANILGSIAVFVLIFNINWKLGLSSLVTIPLGFLFYSFMTIDYKPKFERTVKSTKALNDTAVEYINGIEVIKAFGKADSSYEKFALAAKEGSACFVDWQKSVNVWFSLAMSIFPATLVSVLPLGAILIINETLEPYQLIYGIILSICSVQPLLTVATYTDDLAQIGVIVGEVADILQSEELTRPAVLVSDDKQSLKSKELNVTLEDVHFAYKEKEVLHGISMEIPSGKVTAFVGPSGSGKSTVAKLIASLWDVKKGSIKIGGVDVKKIPLEEVNKLVAYVNQDNFLFDRTVRENIRIGKPGASDAEVEEITKKAGCYDFIVSLENGFETMCGTSGGHLSGGEKQRICIARAMLKDAPIVILDEATAYTDPESEAVIQASVASLVKGKTLIVIAHRLSTICESDRIYVINDGNIENFGTHAELLNKCALYKTMWQSHIGVKDE; this is encoded by the coding sequence ATGGTTCAAAAAAAGAAATCTGCTTTCAGTTGGATTTTGGATTTTGCAAGTTCGAAAAAACGGCTTTATATCTGTTCCGTTTTTCTTGCAATAATCGGCGTTATGTTCAGCGTTATTCCGTATGTGATTTTAGGCGGAATAGTTGTCAAATTGCTTGAAGGCGGCACTGATTGGAGCTTCTACCTAAAGCGCTGCGGTTTTATGGCTTTATGCTGGGTTTTGCGCGGACTTTTTCACAGCTTCAGCACGTCATGCTCGCATACTGCAACTTTTAACGTGCTTGCAAGGACGAGAGCGCTTTGCCTTGATAAAATTGCTCGTATGCCGCTCGGAGATGTTCTTGATAAATCAAGCGGAAGCATAAAAAACACAATCTGCGAACGCATAGATCAAATGGAAACTACTCTCGCTCACGTTACGCCCGAATTTACGGCGAACATCCTAGGTTCCATTGCGGTTTTCGTTCTGATTTTCAATATCAACTGGAAACTCGGACTTTCATCCCTTGTTACAATTCCGCTAGGCTTTTTGTTTTACTCGTTTATGACAATCGACTACAAGCCGAAATTTGAACGAACCGTAAAAAGCACAAAGGCTTTAAACGATACCGCCGTTGAATACATAAACGGAATTGAAGTGATTAAAGCCTTCGGAAAAGCCGACAGTTCATACGAAAAATTTGCTCTTGCCGCAAAAGAAGGAAGCGCGTGTTTTGTGGACTGGCAAAAATCCGTAAACGTTTGGTTCTCTCTTGCGATGTCGATTTTTCCTGCAACGCTCGTTTCCGTTTTGCCTTTAGGCGCAATTTTGATAATCAACGAAACGCTTGAACCTTATCAACTGATTTATGGAATTATTTTAAGTATTTGTTCCGTTCAGCCTTTGTTAACCGTAGCGACATATACGGATGATCTTGCGCAGATAGGCGTTATCGTAGGCGAAGTTGCCGATATTTTGCAAAGCGAAGAACTTACACGGCCTGCAGTTTTGGTAAGCGATGATAAACAGTCGCTCAAAAGCAAAGAGTTAAACGTAACCCTTGAAGACGTTCATTTTGCCTACAAAGAAAAAGAAGTATTACATGGAATCAGCATGGAAATTCCTTCCGGGAAAGTTACCGCCTTTGTGGGGCCGAGCGGTTCCGGAAAATCAACCGTGGCAAAACTCATAGCAAGTTTGTGGGACGTTAAAAAAGGTTCTATAAAAATCGGCGGCGTTGATGTTAAAAAGATTCCGCTTGAAGAGGTGAACAAGCTTGTGGCGTATGTAAACCAAGACAACTTTCTTTTTGACAGAACCGTACGTGAAAATATACGAATCGGGAAACCCGGTGCAAGCGACGCGGAAGTTGAAGAAATTACTAAAAAGGCGGGCTGTTACGATTTTATAGTGAGCCTTGAAAACGGCTTTGAAACAATGTGCGGAACATCCGGCGGGCACTTGAGCGGCGGAGAAAAACAGCGCATCTGTATTGCACGGGCAATGCTTAAAGACGCTCCGATCGTAATTCTTGACGAAGCGACGGCGTACACGGATCCTGAAAGCGAAGCGGTTATTCAAGCCTCCGTAGCATCCCTTGTAAAAGGCAAAACTCTGATCGTAATTGCCCACAGGCTTTCCACGATTTGCGAATCCGACAGAATCTATGTAATAAATGACGGGAATATAGAAAACTTCGGCACGCATGCAGAGCTTCTGAACAAATGCGCTCTGTATAAAACTATGTGGCAAAGTCACATAGGCGTAAAAGATGAATAG
- a CDS encoding DNA adenine methylase, which translates to MNLANDYLTRQIIAYIGNKRKLLGLILKAIQQTGIEIKPGLKFFDAFAGSGVVSRLAKMLNFEIYTNDWEYYSYIIANCYLKTNKKDIVTLFGSEENFHALLDRINTLPAPRENEQYIAKYYAPKKDDIDAADYKTERLFYTHQNALNIDKIRNYIESNFPLNDNSEKKLQIRNILLAELIYEAATHNNTSGVFKACHKGFGGHNKDALTRILGEIKLNGPVLIDSDFPVHVFQEDANKLVEKLEEVDIVYLDPPYNQHQYGSNYHMLNTIAKWDHIPAELELNEKGELREKAAIRHDWINTRSHYCYKEEAALAFENLISKIKAKSILISYSTDGIIPFEEMQRICMSKGKVSIVTNEYTTYRGGKQSNKRQNTNIEFILCINTAKKASKTTEEQLDSIFIRKKAMLLFKQTFNERKLKEVCNSFDKESLLFVINDQQIVIKTNSFFTIEQPDNINELSNQALSLLHSRLELCVCDDKEEELAEIISKLNGDNDKNIKFIKLIPNTLKKLAHKKNKLIFYKWLSTIREIKSKYPELYTHIDGKIEQVAGLAELRFAI; encoded by the coding sequence ATGAATCTAGCTAATGATTATCTAACCCGGCAAATAATTGCGTACATTGGCAATAAAAGAAAACTCTTAGGATTGATACTAAAAGCAATACAACAAACCGGAATTGAAATAAAACCGGGTTTAAAGTTTTTTGATGCTTTTGCAGGGAGCGGTGTTGTTTCCAGATTGGCAAAAATGCTTAATTTTGAAATTTACACCAACGACTGGGAATATTATTCGTATATTATTGCAAACTGTTATCTTAAAACTAACAAGAAAGACATTGTTACTCTTTTCGGCTCCGAAGAAAACTTTCACGCTTTATTGGATAGAATTAATACATTACCCGCCCCAAGAGAAAATGAACAGTATATAGCCAAATATTATGCTCCTAAAAAAGATGATATCGATGCAGCGGATTATAAAACGGAGAGACTTTTTTACACACATCAAAATGCATTAAATATTGATAAAATTCGTAATTATATCGAATCAAACTTTCCGCTTAATGACAATTCGGAAAAAAAATTACAGATAAGAAATATTCTTTTAGCTGAACTTATTTATGAGGCCGCGACTCACAACAATACTTCCGGAGTATTTAAAGCATGTCACAAAGGATTTGGCGGTCATAATAAAGATGCATTAACACGCATCCTTGGTGAAATTAAATTGAATGGACCGGTATTGATTGATTCCGATTTCCCTGTTCATGTTTTTCAAGAAGATGCAAATAAACTTGTTGAAAAACTTGAAGAAGTAGATATCGTCTATTTAGACCCCCCTTATAATCAGCACCAATACGGTAGTAATTACCATATGCTTAATACAATCGCAAAATGGGACCATATTCCTGCAGAATTGGAGCTAAATGAAAAAGGCGAATTAAGGGAAAAAGCCGCTATTAGACATGATTGGATAAATACACGTTCTCATTATTGCTATAAGGAAGAAGCAGCTTTAGCTTTTGAAAACTTAATTTCTAAAATTAAAGCAAAATCTATTCTTATAAGTTACAGTACCGATGGAATTATTCCTTTTGAAGAAATGCAGAGAATCTGTATGAGCAAGGGAAAAGTATCTATTGTTACAAATGAGTACACAACATACAGAGGTGGAAAACAGAGTAACAAAAGACAAAACACGAACATTGAATTTATCCTTTGCATCAATACTGCAAAAAAAGCTTCTAAAACAACAGAAGAACAATTAGATTCTATCTTTATTAGAAAAAAAGCGATGTTGTTATTTAAGCAGACTTTTAATGAACGAAAATTAAAAGAAGTTTGTAATTCTTTTGATAAAGAATCTTTGTTATTTGTAATCAATGATCAACAGATTGTTATAAAAACAAACAGTTTCTTCACTATTGAACAGCCCGATAATATTAATGAACTGTCAAATCAGGCCTTGTCACTATTACATTCTCGCTTAGAGCTTTGTGTTTGTGATGATAAGGAAGAAGAGTTGGCTGAAATCATTTCAAAACTGAACGGTGATAATGATAAAAATATAAAATTTATTAAACTAATTCCAAATACATTGAAAAAACTTGCACATAAGAAAAATAAGCTTATTTTTTATAAATGGCTGTCAACAATCAGAGAAATCAAGAGTAAATATCCTGAATTATATACGCACATTGACGGCAAAATAGAACAAGTGGCCGGTTTGGCTGAGCTGAGATTTGCTATCTAA
- the uvsE gene encoding UV DNA damage repair endonuclease UvsE, which yields MAIGYACLTVGVEGVNYKTCRKENADEKTLKEIISVNLTSLDRMLDYNIENGIKMMRITSDIIPFGSHPVNQVKWWEIYENELFLLGKKAKDNGIRLSMHPGQYTVLNSPGEEVVKKAAEDLLYHARFLDSLGLDQSGKMILHIGGAYGNKKEALNRFAENYKKLDERIKNRLVIENDDKIFNIEEVLDLGLALKIPVIYDNLHNATNPSGEETDKYWIEKVSKTWTAKDGRQKIHYSEQAEDKKPGSHSQTINAKIFTDFYKEVGGDKIDIMLEVKDKNLSAVKAINAVQKSNIVELEKEWARYKYLVLEHSPLIYNEIRELLKDKNTYPVLEFYDLIDKALSHQASSGQIVNAAEHIWGYFNKISDKKTCDKVTRQIDKVAGGSKCRQLKKTLWSLANEYNQKYLLESLYFKDIF from the coding sequence ATGGCCATTGGCTACGCCTGTTTGACTGTCGGCGTGGAAGGTGTAAATTATAAAACCTGCCGCAAAGAAAATGCCGATGAAAAAACGCTGAAAGAGATTATCAGTGTAAATCTGACCTCTTTAGACAGAATGCTCGATTATAACATTGAAAACGGCATCAAGATGATGAGAATCACGTCGGACATCATTCCGTTCGGCTCTCATCCAGTTAATCAGGTAAAATGGTGGGAGATATATGAAAACGAGCTTTTTCTTCTGGGAAAAAAGGCTAAGGATAACGGAATCCGGCTTTCTATGCATCCGGGGCAGTACACGGTGCTTAATTCCCCCGGCGAAGAAGTTGTAAAAAAAGCGGCGGAAGACCTTTTGTATCATGCAAGATTTTTAGACAGCCTCGGCCTTGATCAGAGCGGCAAAATGATTCTTCATATAGGAGGAGCATACGGCAACAAGAAAGAAGCGCTCAACCGCTTTGCAGAAAACTATAAAAAATTGGATGAGCGAATCAAAAACAGACTGGTCATAGAAAATGACGACAAAATATTCAATATAGAAGAGGTCTTGGATTTAGGGCTTGCTTTGAAGATTCCTGTCATTTACGACAATTTACATAACGCGACGAATCCAAGCGGCGAAGAGACCGATAAATACTGGATTGAAAAAGTGAGCAAAACTTGGACCGCAAAAGACGGCAGGCAAAAAATTCATTATTCCGAGCAGGCCGAGGATAAAAAGCCGGGTTCACATTCTCAAACTATCAATGCAAAAATATTTACCGACTTTTACAAAGAAGTCGGCGGCGATAAAATAGACATCATGCTTGAAGTCAAAGACAAAAATCTTTCGGCGGTAAAGGCTATAAATGCCGTGCAAAAGTCTAACATCGTGGAACTTGAAAAAGAGTGGGCTCGATATAAATATCTTGTACTGGAGCATTCTCCTTTAATTTATAACGAAATAAGAGAATTGTTAAAGGATAAAAATACTTATCCGGTTTTGGAATTTTATGATTTAATTGATAAGGCGCTTTCGCATCAAGCCTCTTCCGGTCAGATTGTAAACGCCGCGGAGCACATCTGGGGTTATTTTAATAAAATTTCGGATAAAAAGACCTGCGATAAGGTTACAAGGCAAATCGATAAAGTTGCCGGGGGAAGCAAATGCAGGCAGCTCAAAAAAACGCTGTGGTCGCTGGCTAACGAATACAATCAAAAGTATCTGCTGGAAAGTTTGTATTTTAAGGATATATTCTAA